A part of Diceros bicornis minor isolate mBicDic1 chromosome 10, mDicBic1.mat.cur, whole genome shotgun sequence genomic DNA contains:
- the KCTD18 gene encoding BTB/POZ domain-containing protein KCTD18, whose amino-acid sequence MESQKAEEEALDILRLNVGGCIYTARRESLCRFKDSMLASMFSGRFPLKTDESGACVIDRDGHLFKYLLDYLHGEVHLPTDEQSRVALQEEADYFGIPYPYSLSDHLANEMETYSLRSNIELKKALTDFCDSYGLVCNKPTVWVLHYLNTSGASCESRIIGVYSTKTDGTDAIDKQLGGRIHSKSIFKREAGNNVQYIWSYYSVAELKKMMDAFDAWEGKGVSYWRVPHELIECWTLEERPLLGSLRHMAPVRKRRLMAFSEEEEEGVNCKTGPKPVRFVGPSTSTQIKVKNSASVRVSPARSPQAWSRTPGNRAPGAKASQRPAPSPAPAAVGTAGPGHSQASPGSASAENGAAHPPPAKVLLADKRATPHRVIKLKRTPLGTAARPAGPPPPPGIPGALGDRTENGPDKTD is encoded by the exons ATGGAAAGTCAAAAGGCAGAAGAAGAGGCGTTAGATATTCTTCGGCTGAACGTAGGGGGCTGTATTTACACAGCCAGGCGTGAGTCCTTGTGCCGCTTTAAGGACTCGATGCTGGCATCCATGTTCAGTGGTCGTTTTCCTCTAAAAACAGATGAATCAG GGGCTTGTGTTATTGACCGAGATGGACATCTATTTAAATACCTTTTGGATTATCTTCACGGAGAAGTTCACCTTCCCACAGATGAGCAAAGCCGTGTTGCTCTGCAGGAAGAGGCTGATTACTTTGGCATCCCTTATCCGTACAGCCTGTCTGACCACTTGGCCAATGAAATGGAGACATATTCTTTAAGGTCAAATATAGAACTTAAAAAG GCTTTAACAGACTTCTGTGATTCGTATGGTTTAGTTTGCAATAAACCAACAGTTTGGGTTCTCCACTATCTTAACACGTCTGGTGCAAGCTGCGAGAGTAGAATTATTGGTGTATATTCCACAAAAACTGATGGAACAGATGCTATTGATAAGCAGCTGGGAGGAAGAATTCACagtaaaagcatttttaaaag AGAGGCGGGAAATAATGTTCAGTACATTTGGAGCTATTATTCAGTAGCAGAATTGAAGAAGATGATGGATGCCTTTGATGCCTGGGAAGGAAAAG GTGTTAGCTACTGGCGGGTGCCCCACGAGCTGATAGAATGCTGGACTCTGGAAGAGCGGCCTTTACTTGGAAGCCTGCGTCACATGGCCCCAGTTCGAAAGAG GCGACTGATGGCGTTcagtgaagaggaggaggaaggcgtGAACTGTAAGACTGGTCCTAAGCCTGTCCGATTTGTGGGCCCTTCCACCAGCACCCAAATTAAAGTCAAGAACTCGGCTTCAGTCCGGGTGTCTCCAGCCAGAAGCCCCCAGGCCTGGTCCCGGACGCCCGGGAACCGGGCTCCCGGCGCGAAGGCATCGCAGCGCCCCGCACCGTCCCCGGCCCCTGCCGCGGTGGGCACTGCGGGGCCCGGGCATTCCCAGGCTTCCCCTGGGTCCGCGAGTGCTGAAAACGGAGCCGCGCACCCACCTCCGGCCAAGGTTCTGCTCGCGGACAAGAGGGCCACCCCGCACCGAGTGATCAAGCTGAAGCGGACCCCGCTGGGCACTGCAGCCCGGCCCGCagggcccccgccgccccccggAATCCCCGGCGCCTTGGGCGATAGGACTGAAAACGGGCCGGACAAGACTGACTGA